AATAGCATATAAAGTTAAAGTATTAAGATTAAGAGGTTATGTTGCCAATGCCAACAATCAATTCGTTTCCGAAGTATTCAAAACGAAAGTGAAGTGTTTCTAATGAAACGATAACAAGAGGTTTACTATCAAAAAACACACTTCGTTAAGGAATCCCCTAAAGGTGTGAAAGCTATTGGAGGTATGACATCTGCAGAGCGCGGTACTAATGTAAGCATGATAGCAGCGGTGAATGCTCTAGGGAACACCGTTCCTCCCCTTTTTGTGTTTCCCCGCGTTCACTTTAAAAGTAACATGCTAAAAGGAGCACCAGCATGCTCAATTGGAGCAGCAGCACCATCAGGTTGGTCCAATGAGAACATTTTTAACCAATattttgaacattttgtgaagcaCACCAAGCCAACCATTGAGAGCCCAGTTATTTTGCTGCTAGACAACCATGAGAGCCACGTTTCTGTGAGAGCAATCACTCTAGCTAAGAAAGTTGGTGTGCATATGGTCACTTTCTATCCCCACACCTCTCACAAAATGCAACCTCTAGACCGCACAGTCTTTGGTCCATTTAAAACGTATTACCATAaggctattactgactggatgACTTCACCTGGCAACCAAGGGAAACCACTAACAATCTACGATGTAGCTGAAATTGCTGGAAAAGTCTACAGCAAAGCTTTTACACCGTCCAACATAATTAAGGGATTTAAAGTTACTGGCATTTTCCCTCTAGATCAAGATATTTTTAAAGACCACGAGTTTCTGCCAGCTAATGTGACAGATCGTCCTGCTCCTACCTCTAGCCCTTGTCTTCAGGACCGTCAGGTAGACCTGCCATCAGAATCACAGCAGCCATCGACCTCATCTGATGTGCAACCATCGACCTCATCTGATGTGCAACCATCGACCTCATCTGATGTGCAGCAGGAAGATCCATCGACATCCACCAAAGTGCCAGCTTCAACTCCCAGCCATATTATTACCCCAGAAATGTTAAGGCCTTTCCCAAAGGCAGAGGCTCGCAAAAGTCAAGGCAATACCAAATGTAGGCCTAAGGGAAAATCTGAAATCATGACGGACACCCCAGAAAAAGacgaaattgaaaatatgaaaaagataAAGATGGAGGGGAAACAAAGAAAgggattgaaaaaaataacggATCACAATGCAGAGAATGTCTTGAGGctaaaaagagagaaaatgaataagctacaaagagagaaaataaaaaaggtaCGTTTAAACTTAAAAAAGATGTTTAAGAAGGGAAAAGACTCAAGTGATGAAGATTTGCCAAATTTTGCTGATGAAAAGAATGAGAACCCTGATGATATGTTTGAGTTGTCCGATGAAGATTATCCTGAAGCAAAAGAACTTGAAAAGAACCTCAATCTTGAAGAGTTAAAAAATGGAGATTATGTTCTGGTAGAACTTGAAGGGGAAAAAAACACAAAGCATTTCATTGCTAACATAACTGAAAGGCTAGGCAACGAAACATTTTCTGCAACCTATTTAGTGAAATGCCTAGACTCTGATAAGTTCAAAGCCAAGAGCTCAGACATTTTTGATGTTAGTGCAAAAGACATAAAACTAAAACTTACAGATCCTCGTTCTCAAGGGGGAACAGCAAGGCTGCAAAATCAACTTAAATTTTCTGTTTCCTTTTCAGGGTACAATGTTGGTTAGTTTGATAGCTCACAGAGGGCTATCTTTATTAATCTAAAGaagattaattttttattgtgtaaAGTGGTTTTTATATACCATTTAATACCTGTCCCTAGGTACATCTAAGGTTGTCCCCAGGTACATCAAGCTGATGTACCTAGggacaaaattcaaatttttttaaataatttttttaaacatttccCGGAAGTTGAagtctttataatttttaacacTATACAGAAGGATTCCTTTTGAATATAGACATTCAAAGTTGGTTGAAATTTATAAAAggtcttatttaaaaaaataaaaactagaaaCTGTCCCTAGGTACAGCACCTTCCCCTACCCTACAGTAAGCACATGTTCAATATTCTTGATTTGGGCATAACTGTCTAATATTATACAAagtgtaatataaataaaacataGATCTCAGTACCTAcccttttaaattttttatcacaacatgtttatgtttcatttatattaaaagtaacTTAGCcctaaatgaaaaatacaataaagtGTAGTATGTCCATAAGATAGGTTTATATTTCACTTTGATATAAATTGAACTAGGATTTAATATGCGGAATTAGGACTTGGAAGTCAACTTACATGTTGCTATGTAAATGAACAACATAGAAATACTATTAGTCTTTCAGTCTGTCAGTGTGTTTAAAATGACTATGTCATTCGAATTATTAGAAATAGGCACTGGTAAGTTCCATCATAGATTAAGCATAAGTTACATGACTATGCTTAATCTGTACATTTgttggaaaaacaaatcttttgTTGTAGCAGGCATTGTAGGCTAGAACTAGAGAATGGCTTGGGTTTGATTCTAAAGATATCAGTTGAGTTGATAAGATGTTTACAAATCGTAAATTCTtacctattttatttattgatgcaTTAGCATTACTTGAGAAGCAAAAGTATTATCCAAATTGAGTTACGTAAGTTTAGAATACTAACCTTACAGTACTGTACTATTCAATGAGCATCATCCACTGTACACTAAGCCATCTAACcggaatttgaaaataataatcatctaaaactcaaatttttatttttacccATTTATAAAAGGGTTTTATTTGTCAAATTAGTTTTGCAGAAATTAGCTAGGCCTGTCTGCATGTTTTACAAACTGTTAgctcaataattcataaattcatgCTGTAGCTCAGTTCTTGATACGTACTTGGaacttgttttatttatttaactattaattattattatttaatttaagaATATTAACCCTCCTAGTATCACGTTGGGTCGTATCCGAGCCTAGGCGCCATTGCTTATCAGTTTGTGGGCGTGTTGGTGGGAGTAACGCCACCTCCTTCCTTGTAACCTTTCATTCAGTATTTCTCCAGACACTAACCAGAGCGTATGTCCGTGGTAAGTAAACTTTTCATATTATCGCCAATTTTAATGTTAGATGTCAAGAACGGGGTCGCATACGCGACCCACATGGTCTTTCTTGTTCAACTTTTTTCGATGCATATTCTTTGAACTACACTATTCAATTTGCATTCTATGCACAATTTCTCAATTATCCACACTTTTAGCTCGTATATATTTCATAGTGGGTGAtgatagaattgaaatttcaagttatataGATCGAAATGAAATCTTTATAGATGCATAGAAACATGTTATGAAGTTCCCAGAGAGAATAGaaccaatttataaattataacaaattatttcTATCCTATCTAGGCCTTTCATAACATGTTCCTATGCATTTTTTATCCAGATTTAGTTTTTTCTGTTAATTGTCAATACCAGCAAGCTTGTTTGTGGTATAACCACTCTCTTTGTAGGTTTAGAACCACTGGAAGGTAATTAGCCTATATAGCTGATAAAAAATTCATTCCATTGGCTATTGAAATATATCATGATCTGCATGAAGGCTAACAatatcattttcatcatattatattttcaaatccaATGCATGACATTTCTATTGAGTCTTAGAACAGTGGGCTACCTTGAGAACTTTTGTGATATAAAATCAATCTTCCTACAATTTTATTGctcaattgattttttcaaacatttctctattctttggaattattattccaattatgTTATTGCTATACAACATTATATTATGCACAATAAATAATGAGAATACTTTTTTGTTTGTAGGAAGCTGAATATGGAGCAATACTTCACAACAGAAGAAGACATTCTGAGAGAACTGAACAGGCAGTTATGTGATTCTGATGCAGGAAGCGCAGATGAGGTTGATTTTGATGATTCGGATGTTGGAGACATCGTTTTGCCAAATGATGACAACGTTTTTGATACATTTGATGGAGAAGATACTGATCCACCTCTTCCCGTAGATGACAATGAGAGGAACTTCGAAATTGGAAAGGATGATGACACCATCTGGACAGACAGACCATTGGTATCCCGGTTTGCAAAGGTTCCATCAAGAAATCTGATCTATCATCTTCCAGGACCCAGTGGAGCAGCAGTAGGTGAGACCAATGCACAAAAATTATTCTCTCTGTTCATTACAGACAACATGATCGAGACAATTGTTACATTTACAAACTGTGAAATAGAAACCCTAAAAATGACTTATAACACTGAGGAAAGATACATGATGAATACTGATgcaatagaaataaaaggaCTGTTCAGTTTACTCTCCATGAGTGCAGTGTTGAAAAACTCAAGTTTGACTACAAAAGACATGTTTTATCCAGTTTTTGGCCCACCTTTATTTCGCTGTGGATgtcaaagaattgattcaaatttcTGCTAAGAGCACTTCATTTTGATGACAAAACAACAAGGGCTGCAAGACAGGCTAATGATAAATTCGCACCTTTCCGTGGCATGTAGGTTAAATTTGAAGAGAACTGTCAGAAGTATTATACACTTTCTGAATATGTCACAGTTGATGAGACACTTCTCAGCTTTCGTGGGAAATGTCCTTTCAAAATGTACATCCCATCAAAGCCTGACAAGTATGggctgaaaattatttcattgtgtGATGCCAGGACTTTTCATTTTATGAAAGGAATACCTTATGTTGGCCAAGAAATAATAAGAAGGAAAGGAGATCTGTCCTTGCCTACTCAGTATGTTATGAGGCTCACTGAAACTATTGCTGGCAGTAACAGGAATGTTACTGTCGACAACTGGTTCACTTCGATTGAGTAGGCAGAAGAATTGCTGAAGAAGCTTGTGGGTACTCTGAGGAAAAATAAACCTCAGATCCCACCGTCTATGATCTCTGCACGAACTCCAGTGTCACACACAAAATATCTCTATCAACCCGACAAAATGATACTGTCCTACACAcccaaaaaaaaagaaaaatacaaaggTACTACTTCTGTCCACCATGCATTCCACTGGTGAAATGGGCGATTTGAAACCAGAAGTGAAAGAGTTTTATAATATGACAAAGGGAGGGGTTGATGTTATGGACAAGTTGTGTCATGACAAGACTACCAAGCAGACAACCAGGCACTGGCCCCTGAGATACTTCTTTGGTCTTCTGGAAATTGCTGCTGTGAATAGCTTCATATTGTACAAGTTCAACCTCAACCTGAACTATTATTCAAATGAGGCACGTGCTGATTTCTTGAAAATGCTGGCTTTTGAGCTGATGAAACCGTTGTTGGCAAGAAGAGCCCATAATTTACATCTACCAAGAGAACTCAGATCGACAATCCAGTCACTTTTGGGGGGACAAGAGGAAGATGAACCAGCTCCTGCTGCAACTGCTTCAACTTCAACCACACGGAAAAGATGTTTGTCTGCTTGGGAAGGACAGAAAAGGCAATTTCTGATGCCTGAAATGTGAAAAGCAATTGTGTGGAGAGCATAGGATAATATTATGCCCTCAATGTGCAGGGATTGATTGaatgacaattattattgggtgaaaaaatgtcaaaaatctgatTTTCCAATGATATGATGgtgtttttcattaaattttgtacttatattatgaaaagtttttaattattcaagtgtttttaacttttaaatatatgaatgttcaaataagtaatattttcaTTCGAATTTAAATGAGATTTTATGaggaaaaaaaaatcataatttgagATGGGGTCGGAAACGACCCCATGTGGTCTTCTACATCTCATGCAACTACGTGGTACTAGGAgggttaattattatttattgtgaattaCTACAAGTCAGCGTCGCAAAATTATGATGACCAGATCCCTTTCTTCCATTTTGGAACAAGAAACTATCAATGTCATCAAGGAAGAGATACTAATGAGTATCAGAAAAGAAAATATGCTCAACTTAGAGACAAAATGGTGAGtcaacaaaatttttcatacattttgtttttctattattattatgatactaATTAAACTGATATTTGATTAAAACATCACTCTTTTGAAGACTTCTTTTCAGAATTCATTCTGAATCATTGTACTTTTAAGTACTGTCAcggcatattttccaataaaaatagaaacagcctaaatcaaaagaattttgaaagtaggcaccaatctctgagttcattatctcctatttccgataacagagagcgctccttccatacagctgatagattgatcagccaaaaacaaaaaatattctacagatgataatattttccaaattattaaaaaattaaagtaattcgaaatgaaataaaatatcaaattccattTACCACCTATCCTATGTCCTTCCTTAATTTGGCAATTGAGTGTGACGTCACATCTCGGAAGTGCGGTGAAAGAAAATCTTATCGTTTGTCGGGTGTGTGTCAGATCGTGCCGTATGATGATGTGCTGAGAACTGAACGTGCTTCATATGTGAAGGAGAGATAACACATATATGTCGTTGTTGTCGTATTGTGTCGACCAGTTTTATGaggactatatatatatatcggtGAGTTgatcaattatatatatatatatatatatatatattgccaaATTTTCCTGCATATTCCATCACCACCACATGTGTAACTTAggcctattaattgattgagttattcGGAGCAATTACGAAATACAATGaaccttttaaaatataaaaatatggaactaatttaaatttattcaaaaaaaaaattggacaaagtagtagtggatatttctaaattgggatttcaagattataaacccCAACAGtacgaaaataaatttgaagaatatgaattaattctatttatcattaaaattatctGAATTTAATtagtttattataatcaatatgcCACTACAACGATGAGTGCTGCCGTTAGTGTTACCGTATGGAAGGTAAGTCACTGACGGGCAGTGAGTACATGGCTCATTGCAGACCACTCTTCAAGAAGCTTCTTGAATGTCTGTTTCGCATCAGATACAGAGCTAGGAGTGCTGATACTCGTGGTGAGATACATGGCTATGGAACCCGTCAGACTCACCTTATCAAGATGCCGTCTAGCAAGGACTCAGAGATGTTATCCTCTCATTGCCTTGAGGATGTTCAATAAGCCACCAGAGTGGGTCAAGGATAGTGGAAgtgatagcatagagaaacaatagcataagtagatatcccatggtatagggcgttaatgtcgcaacttttattgtcatctcaagccgattactgttgattattgtcgatttttactgttttgttggggtgagagtgtatgaacggcacaatatgagagactaccagtgtcacacagcttcacggaaaagaattacatgaactatcggcttgagataacagtaaaaattgcgacataaacgccctataccatgggatatctacttacgctattgtttctctatggtgatagaCAATTCCAAGCAGTTTTGAAATCTCTCTTGGTGGAGCATCCATTCTATAGCCTGAGTGAATTTCTTGATAGTGAGATGacattttgaaacttttttgTGACATGTTTTATAAACCCTGGCACAGTCTATCCAGCAGCGCTGGTCAATGACTTAGaataaaactaaactaaactattcAGGGCCCAGGCTTATCCTTTCCTTAAATTATCTTAATCTCAAAATTGTTTTGAGGGAACCGGATACCCTTCCAGATTCTCAAATGGATAAATTGAATAGTAGTCTAgattacagtattattttattttctttgttgtATTTTATCCTATCATTAGTTTTGGCCTTGAAGCATAAGCATAAATAAAATGGATGATCCTCATGTTAATCATCTAGGTCTTATTACTTGTATGAAATTTCACCCAATCATGGTTCAACAATAGCTAAGAACTTTATTAAAaagctattttttttttaatttccatggAATGGGAGAGAAGGACTTTCTCATTGCTATGTTGGTTTGGAAAAACGTTGTACCTGCCAAAAcatttatgtatatattttttcttttaggcACAAGAAGATCATTGTTTCATCAAAAGATATAAACAAGCTCAAACCACAAAAAAGCTTGGCTGCCCTGCCAGGGTTCAAGTCACAAGAATCATAAAAATGTTCCAGTGCAAGGTAAGCAGGAGTCAAGTGAgaaatagtgaggtccacgttatattggcagtggagaaaggtagGATAAAACATTGCCggtcctctgtcttgtcaatgccttctacagatggtagctgatacaggtttattggtgtaatattaacggtttatcaaatcaaatagttaatttaaataataaaacttttgatttgagttgattaaCGGTTTATTCtcctttaaaataatcaattatattctattaaagaagaaattatatttttcaataattccataatgaatttttataattaagataaaatattttgttaattatttattctatattgttaaaaaaacgatttggcaacagagcaaagcagaaagagatagcgctatccgctttgttgaatgatagacaaggatagcaacattatcgctaatcaaacactgccaatataacgtggacctcaccatagtaatTGCTACAAATTATGAATCCATCAATACCTCATTATTTTGCCAACCTGAATAGATTGGTAGTTTTGTGAACACAAGACCCAGTCATTCCTTGTACTGTCTATTTGAACAATACACAGTGTTTACCAACttcctaccaatactctagggcatctCAACAAATCTTTACCTAATTTTTCTCTACTGGAGTGAAATAAATTACAGTTATTATTAACTTAAGTAACATTAATATTagtgtttgaaataatctaaaatagcttacaaatgACATGCAAAGCAGACGGAGACTGCTGTATTGTTGTGGCAGACTTTAGCCGCATACCTTGGCGTGCACTGCAACTAACCCcctatcactaaagctgccatatctcagttaatattggttcaatctcaATAAATCAGGTACCAATcgtttactaaaaaaagttatccttgtatttttttgtagaaccaacggtttctgagttatttaagataACTTACATTTTTAACTTAACTTTACATTTTAAATGGTTGCCAttctgttttatgaatttgaaaaatttacgttattttttgtagctttgtcttgTTGTTATGAATGATTGTGCAATGCTTCAATTTCGTGCTCTATGAAATGGGTTACACAGTATTTTTTACCTATTTTTATCTCTATATTACATGtctcataaatttcatttcctCTTTAATAGCATTTATTGCCTTTACCATAATGTTTTCACATTCAGATAGTTTCTCAGATACCAATATTGAAACGCCTTCCTCTTTGAAGGACTCTcttcatagccacctctaatacaggaGTATTAAAGGTGGCTATATTTTACATGCCAACTCACAAGAATATCCTGgtattttgataatttgaatttcattttcgtCTGATTTCTGTTCAGTTTCAATCGCAATATCCGCTTTTATTTCCTGCAATGTTATTACTAGCGAGTCTATTCTTGACTCAAAATGCGGGATGTGTGTTggaaatttttcttttcaaactaACTATAGAGTTTAAAACAGTTTTATCCATAACATCACTAACTTAGTGAGTTTGGCCTTGAAATTTAAGAATCATGCTCTTGTAATACACTTCGATAAATTTTCTTACTTGTACTGGCCACTTGTCATTCATGTTAATGACCGGATAATTGTTAGACTACAGAGActtcataaaaaatttcaaaaataaaactgcaaGTTTGTAACCCTATTCAATGGTACCGTATTCATTTTGCTTACCTGTGCTtgtcatttattttattacctTAAATTATCAAGATAGGCTACTCTTAACCGCATTGTGAACGCACCTTAAatacatttaattttatttcaagaacAAGAGAATAAGCAGGCCTGCCTACCCGCGTTTATTCAtacttttataattttccaAATAAGAATGCAAACTGGAAAACGTTTGGTTAAAGTACCTTAATTAAGCTATTAAAGAACTCAATGAGAAAATTCAACTGTTAATTCATCTCATATAGTTAATAGTATATAAGAAAGTGAATTAATAGTTGAGTCTTTTTTGCTCTTGCCCACATAAAGCCCTTTCTTTGGTAATGCGAAGGGTGATGAGTGATGAAAAGATCTAATAAGTTTTAGGTCGATTACAAACCACCCTCTACTAAAAAAAGcccaattgaataaatatattactagAGAATGAAAATAACTTATTCATTAGGTACCTACTACCTAAGAGTTGAAATGTTTCACCCAAAAAATAAGACTTCAAATCTTATGCAATATTTGACAAGACAAAAAGGTTAAATTTTATCAGTGATTAATTAAACGAGAACCAATTTAGAGTAGACGTTTTGTCTCTAGTGagattaatcacagttaaaatttaaccgggccTCAACTAGTAAGTTTCTTTAAAAGAACAAAGATTAAAGCTTCAAATCTTGTTCTTTTACATGATCTTTCAGACTTGTACAAGATTAAAAGATCGCTACGGTAGTGACTTTACTATAAAAAGTAAGCTATTTAAATGAACATGATTTTAAGatcttttattttaatatcaGAAGTTCGTAACAGTCACTCTGCCAAGTAGGCTGCTAAACCACGGAGTACATACGGTACATAGTACATACAGTATTCTTCTGAACATAGTATTCAGTGACTGAACTAACGATTCTAAGGAACTATGGATATCGA
The sequence above is drawn from the Nilaparvata lugens isolate BPH chromosome 2, ASM1435652v1, whole genome shotgun sequence genome and encodes:
- the LOC111051797 gene encoding uncharacterized protein LOC111051797 isoform X2; the encoded protein is MEQYFTTEEDILRELNRQLCDSDAGSADEVDFDDSDVGDIVLPNDDNVFDTFDGEDTDPPLPVDDNERNFEIGKDDDTIWTDRPLVSRFAKVPSRNLIYHLPGPSGAAVGTRRSLFHQKI
- the LOC111051797 gene encoding uncharacterized protein LOC111051797 isoform X1, translating into MEQYFTTEEDILRELNRQLCDSDAGSADEVDFDDSDVGDIVLPNDDNVFDTFDGEDTDPPLPVDDNERNFEIGKDDDTIWTDRPLVSRFAKVPSRNLIYHLPGPSGAAVGETNAQKLFSLFITDNMIETIVTFTNCEIETLKMTYNTEERYMMNTDAIEIKGLFSLLSMSAVLKNSSLTTKDMFYPVFGPPLFRCGCQRIDSNFC